The genomic interval GAAGTATTGATTGCTTCCACAAACTGACTCACTGGTCCGCTGGAATCTTCGCTAAACCAGAGACTCGATCCAGCCCGAAACTGGTGCAGCGACAACCGTGGGCCATCGTACCGCCAGACCAGCACACCAAATGAAGCAATTACCAGTGCCAGCGCCACCACCTGCCCGATGATCCAACCCGCGGGCGTTTTTTGCTCTCGTGGCGGCGAATACGGAATCAGCCACCCGGCCAGCCCACCGGCAACCAGCCCACCGATATGGGCCGAGGCCGACACGGGCAAGATAAAAGTGAGCACCAGATTGATCAACAACAAGGAATTAAGCGAACTGAGCATGTTTTTGCGCAGCAAAGGCGGAATGACGTTTGGATACCTGAGGGCAAAAACATAGAGCGTTCCAAACAACCCGAACAGTGCCCCCGAAGCCCCGGCGCTGGGATTGGGGCTGGCCACATAACTGGCGAAAATACTGAAGATCCCGGTGAAAATATAAATCACGACAAACCGGGCAGATCCATAGAGTGATTCAAGGCGCGGCCCCAGTGTCCAGAGCGCATAGCAGTTAAACCCCAAATGAATGAGCCCAATGTGCAGAAACATCGGTGTGACCAGCCGCCAGTATTCCCCGTTGCGAATCAGGTCATTTTGCTTTGCCCCAAACGCCATTAACACTGCCGGGTCGGTGGTACTCCCGGCAAACATCATCAGCACAAAAATCAGAAGATTGATGGCGAGAAAAATGTAGGAAAACAGCGCCTTCCGA from Acidobacteriota bacterium carries:
- a CDS encoding rhomboid family intramembrane serine protease, which produces MSSNPELPNPQTRVCHNCHQLTPNAVPRCLECGAVNPEFLEEQEINRFIRAFFFRKALFSYIFLAINLLIFVLMMFAGSTTDPAVLMAFGAKQNDLIRNGEYWRLVTPMFLHIGLIHLGFNCYALWTLGPRLESLYGSARFVVIYIFTGIFSIFASYVASPNPSAGASGALFGLFGTLYVFALRYPNVIPPLLRKNMLSSLNSLLLINLVLTFILPVSASAHIGGLVAGGLAGWLIPYSPPREQKTPAGWIIGQVVALALVIASFGVLVWRYDGPRLSLHQFRAGSSLWFSEDSSGPVSQFVEAINTSEKTFKDIRTRFETEELTPPVREQCKAKNREAQAVLAKSPRLESESDRIKQELMAILKEQEQWLESGVDPAQADRLNQKFEHYDQNCRRWVETTGKRFSLVVDEEANK